The Alosa alosa isolate M-15738 ecotype Scorff River chromosome 3, AALO_Geno_1.1, whole genome shotgun sequence nucleotide sequence GGCCGACTGCTGAGGGCGAGAACTGTTGAAATCCATTTCCTGTTGACAATGCAAAACCCACACTCATTTCCTGTCTACTCTATCATACTGTCAATAAAAGACAGACAATAAGTAagagataatgtatagaacgccggtcattatggggaaaataagtcccgacagggcgaaccggaccccgacgcgccagcggaggcaatcaaggacatgggtagatggaggagaaatcaaaaataataaataaaaagttctatggagatatctcataaagaaataaatatttttaacaaaatcaagtcactcacaattattggcacccctgcttatacagtaataccttcttaagcctccctttgccaataaaacagcttgtaatattctcctgacaccccataaagttgcAGAATACAAAGCAAGTGATTTAAGGCCGTTCGTCTTTACCAAATCTccccagattcctaggtccacacttgtgcattctcctctttgactcaccccactatttttctatggagtttagatcaggggactgagatggcaatggccgaagcttgattttgtgttcagtaaaccatatttgttttgatctggacgtttactttggttcattgacctggtaaatgatccaatcatgaccaacttttaaTGTCttaataaaaacagccccacaatagcacatcccctccaccataattctcattaggtatggggttcttttcagtatagtacTATGTACTccaaacacacctaaagtgtttctagctaaagagcgcaattttcatttcatctgacaatagaccacacagacaaagtcactgtaccattcagtaactcctgccgttTACATTGGTTACTTAATGACTGGACAGGCCTTTACCTGGCATTACCAATTTATTAACAGTGAGGTCACAtttgaagattttttggggCACTTGGTGACCTCAAGATGATACCTTTTTCTGTAACTTTCaaacagtggttcttatggatTTTTTTCCCTATCTTGCCATCCTCCATAATGTgcgtgggggcaagataaccttgggtctttgtccaagcatgtttgtcacatttccagttgattacAACCCgttaatcattgttttaactgtaaatataggcattttcaacaaagtacctagtttttATAGACATcccctgacttacaaatgtcaacacactttgtttttatttagatttagtgtattctcttgtctttccaatgttgaaaaatgactagaggatttagcctctgtgtcactttattttcatacattagtgaaaaagaaagtcataaactacttctgaaagttcaaaGACACTCTAATTAACTTAAATAAGatgaaattagataggaaaatgcttctgttagaTTTTGTATATAAGACTTTTCTAGGGGTACCAATATTTGTGagtaatgtgtttttgttaaaaatatttatttctttatgagaaagaaattcctttttctcagaataaatttgctgGATTTTTCCTTATTGTTTTCATTGAGAGATATCAATAAATCACCAACGGGTTATTTTTTATAACTGTTTTTattcaactttaccaaaggtgccaataattccgGAGGGAACTGTAtataaccaagtgttattaatgtaattgacaaatttgcttgttttaagTTCAAGTATGCTAAGATTTGTGATGATTTGTCTTTTGTTTGGAGGGCCATTTTTAGCAATGTGTCAGCCTGCGCTGTGGGAGTTTGCTCGACAACCGCTAAGTGTCTCCAGCCTGCTAGCAGGAGATTGAAGGAGCATTGTAGGTTTATATATGTATCATATACAAACAAACTGAAGTTTAagtcccgtgagggaaattgggtctctgcatttatcccaatccgtgaattagtgaaacacactcagcacatagtgaacacacagtgaggtgcctgcaacaacagtgacgctcggggagcagtgaggggttaggtgccttgcttaagggcacttcagccgtgcctactggtcggggttcgaaccggcaaccctccgattacaagtccgaagcgctaaccagtaggccacggctgccccaatggaGCTGTATCCATACAAACTCACATCCACAGCTTacaatgaaatgaaatgcagACAACTGAGAAACTAAATGCAGGGTTCTTCCATCCTTTACAAACCGCAAAGATCTACAAAAAATATCAGTCATTCCTCCAAAGAGCACTGAAGTGGGTCTTTAGTCCTTCAGTCCTCCATCAGGGAAGTGTGGCTTCAGGACAGGGTTTGTCCCAGagttcctctctgtctttctggcGGTCTGACTAGCTGGTTTTCATTTTCAGGAGCTCAGATGTCTCAAAACGTGtatagttttgtttttattcattcTCCATTTTATTCTTATAAAGAAAAGTTGACATTGAAAAATTCCCATTTTGTCTATACTGTCATTTGTCTATattttgtatatcacattgcacttttctgatTTTTTGCAGTTCttgttagacgcaaactgcatttcattgtcttcATTCTTGTACTCTGTACAATGAAAATAGAGTTGAATTTAATATAATCTAATGTGGtgttaaaacaacacaatgtaGGAATTCAACTCTTGTCATTTTTCAATGTACAGAGTACCCATTTGGAGCTAAAGAGGTGCCCAATGTACAGGGTACACATTTAGAGCTAAGGAGGTGCCCAATGTACAGGGTACGCATTTAGAGCTAAGGAGGTGCCCAATGTACAGGGTACGCATTTAGAGCTAAGGAGGTGCCCAATGTACAGGGTACGCATTTAGAGCTAAGGAGGTGCCCAATGTACAGGGTACGCATTTAGAGCTAAGGAGGTGCCCAACTCACAGAGAGCTGATGAAAAGGGTCATATTCTAGGCCGAAAAACCAAAGCTACATAGCAGGTGCTCCGGATGCACATCGGTATTGACAATATTCTGAAACAATATTTTGCCTGTTATAAGTCTGTGTGTCATCAAATTGAGTTTGAAACTGTTGTTTTAAGGTGAAAGGAACTTACCAGAACTTACCAGTTACTTAGCTAAATTCCAGTGGACTTGATTTAAACATCATCAACACTGTTGCCTGAATATTCAGTCTAATTTGTCCAAATTCTTTCACCTTTGGTGTATGAGTTTGAAACAAAATAAGATGCATTTTGccattttgatttattttatttcatcaaGTCAGTGGATATAATCAGCAAGACACACAAAAAGGCAATCAGGGAGTATTTTGAATATCCATATATTCATCTGCTAGGCTGCACATGGCGATTAAGCACATTGTGCAAGAGGCATCCTATTCCTGGGATCATGTCCCTGGTATCCCAACTTAATACCAATCAATTCAAAGaacaatttaattatttcactGGAACAAATAATATGTCTTCTTGAAATACAACTCCATGACCAACAAAAGTAATTGCAAATACTTTCATATGTTACACATTTTATTGAGTTCCCTTACTGTGAAACTGCAAAGGTGACGTGTCTGTGACATTATGTGAACTCTGCACCTGTGcataacattacataaaataaaaGACAATGTTCCGTAACCAGAGGAATATTATTTACATAGAGTAACAGCAAAGTATTGATCAGTTGATCAAAAATAAATGGCATAGTAAGTAAACACGTAAGGGATCATGAATCTTAATTGATCAGAAGTACCAGTTCCAGCTTCGATGAACTCCCCTTCCAACCCTGGAGCTCAGGAAAGTCAACAGTCATGTTATCTGGCCCATTCAAAGCTGTCAAAGAAGACCCATGTGTTATTTGGAATTGCTCAATACAGACCCTTTCAACAGTATAAACAAACATGTGTATTCCTAAGACATTTCCAGTAGCACAGAAAGGAACATTGAGCTAATGATAGGGGACAAAGAAAgtttaaaaatgtatattttaaaggagacattttgtagagcattaAGTTAAAGTGtaattaattttcatttcaaagtatctgcttTGGTTATCCTCTTGGAGCATATGGAAAGGGTCTAAATTAATAATTTACACCTGTATTACAGTGTGATGAAATGAGTGTAAATGTCTAAGAGCCTTACCTTTTAGCACGCCCACACCATCGACAGGGATGGTATAATTGTGGTCATAACCGCAACTACTTGCAGCATGTCCAAATGAATGGCCAAATGGTCTGGAAGGTTCACCAAAAATGCTTCCAGCACTTGGTGCAAAGTCTGTGGCCGGATTTGAACCAAACCTATTAAAATTGAATGACTGTGGCGGATATGGACGACAACTCTTGGAAATGGTCTCAGGAGTCTTCAGTATGACTGTGTCCATGACCATGAGACCTGTGACTATAAAACAAGCAGAGATGATATATGTCAATAATATCTGAGTAACAACTTTCACCTGCTACTTAGCTATTCagttacacacagttaaaagcCATGTTGTTCTTCTCAGCACAATATCTATTCAGATTCTCAAGCCATACTCAAGTGCTTTGatatctgttttgttttcatgttacgtaacatgcatgtgtttttttataattCAGTTTGGGCCTGGTGCTTCTTGTACTTGTGCTGTTTACTGGTGTTGCGTGTCCTTGATGTGAGCTTTTGCCTGctcaacaataataacaaaaacaatgcttgaacattctatttggttcccaatcaaCTTcttctgcattaagataacatatggaatgttaaaacggaagccttgtggggccaactatgatgctgataatgaaactctcttgaaagggctTTGTTGTACCTGCTAaatggtgtttgtttgttttgacatcagcTGTGCCTGACttccactgtgtctgtgtggacacTATTTGTGCCGTCTATTGATCTGTTCCTTTTGCTTTTCTTCATGTAAAACACGCTGCCTTagctctgtgctgtgctgtataaGCCTTGCCCTGAACATCTAGACTGTTTTTGGACTGTGGCTTTTCTTCATGCCTCCATGAAaagaattaaattaaattctgaTCAGCTCTCTCTGGTCTCTACTTCTCAGTCCAGGTTTGCCTCTGGTCTCATCGGCATGTAAtatcgtttaaaaaaaaaaaaaaaaaaaaaaaaaaacgcacctGCCTTTGAATACTGCCTGGTGAAactcttttgttttctctctcagagATGGAGACACTGATTTCATTACTTCATGGAAGGAGAACTGGGATTCAAAAGTCACCTTGGGAAGGGTCTCAGCCACAGTTGAGGAAGTGAAGTGTGATTGGAAACTCTACATGAACACAAAGGGACAGAACTCACAAAAGTCTGCAGGGGACAATATACTGTATTAAAGAGAGCAAGCCACCAGAAAACCAATCAACTTAGCCAGGAGTCTCCATAAATGAACAAAAGACTGGTTGAGGTACCTGAATGAAATCAATGGGGTCCTCTATTGGCTGAAGTTTCTCCATCTCAGCATTTCTGCTCTTCAGTTTAGTGATCTCCAACTCCAGCTGCTCCAGGAGTCCTTCAGCTCGACTCACCTCTGCCCTCTCCTGAGCTCTGATCGACTCGGTCACCTCAGAGCGCTTCTGCTGCATGAAGCTGATCAGCTCAGTGAAGATGTGATCAGTGTACTCAACAGCTTCCTGTGCAGAGGCCTGATGGGAGATGGGGAGGCTCATCTTGTCTTATCTTGTTTTCAACCATTGTAGTTGCACTGTAATTCTATAttctattatattataaatattattttctaaATTCTATAGGGAGCAAAAAAACACATCCACATTCACATgtgaaacacattcacacatacttaCGAAATATGCATTAAGATACACATGAAATAGTTACATTTCTACATATGAAaagtgtgcatatgcatgtatgagacacactgacacacacacacacacacatgatgcatACGAAATGCTCAtacatgacccccacacacagtaTAATGCTCTTTCAGACATATGAGGCACattcacatacatgcacacaaacaacacagcacaacgtGTTACAAATACGTCGTTTACAGCAGCCATGTTTATCAGTCACCTGCAGTGACTTCAGAGCCTGTTtaacctcctccacctctttctccctctgctgGATCTGACTGGGGATATCTCCCTTCAACTTCACCAGCTGCTTCTGTGGACGCATGCACATCCCATACCTTTAGAGAACATTTACGCAAAGTACAAAGACAGCCATACGCAAAATATTGATCAAAGCCTTTAGATTCATCGCTATTCTCAATCTGTTCAATTCAATAAACCAAATAAGGTACcacatttaaagggacaccaggcaagcctgatgctttttctctacgaaactccccctcgctcggtctgaagctcttttccttttctttgcatcttccgtcaagggttttcgctgcttcttcgccgtctctgccattatacacacgtttgcaacaatcgctagcatttcgttagcctccctctgtgctgtggatgcaggatggaaactgaaactgcttcggtcgtcgggtacgatacactgaacttgcaagcgggatattcttcctacaggcagtaggggcgggcgagagagtcttcattcgccctgtaatgagtcatttaaccatataccgacttacgaagatgagtaattaacacgaaaacgttgcttggtgtccctttaatgatTGGCATAGTCTGAATGCACAACACATTTGCTTGTTGACTAACTTTGTCCACCATTAGGTCCCAAAGTATGTGTGTGGTCGTATGTAAGAGAGACTGACCCAACCTGTTTCTCAGTCCGTTCGGCAGCAGCTGAGACAGTTTTATGCCCGTTGTGGTCGTCCATGGAACAGAGCATACAGATTAACTGCTGGTCTGTGCGACAAAACAACTCAATAATCCTGTCGTGCTGAGTGCAGATCCTGTCTTGTAGCTGCGAGGTGGCATTCACCAGCTTGTGCTTGCTTAGACGAGGCACTTCATAGTGGGGCTGGATGTGAACTTCACAATAGGAAAGCAGACATGAAAGACACGACTTGATGGCTTTATGTTTTATCCCAGTGCAGAAATCACACTCCACATCGCCTGGTTTGGCGTCAGAAGAAACTGTGACATTAGATCGGAGTTCTGTCTTCTTTAGTTTCTCTAACATATCAACCATCATTGTGTTTTTATAAAGAACAGGCCTTGGAGTGAAAGTCTCTCTGCACTGGGGGCAGCTGTAAACACCCTTCTGGTCTTCTTGATCCCAGCAGCCTGTAATGCAGTTCAAACAGAAACTGTGTCCACAAGGAATAGTCACCGGGTCCTTTAGTAGATCCAGACATATAGAACAGTTGAACTCATCCTGAAACATTGAAGCAGTCGCCATTTCTCCTTATAAACAAACACTTGCGATGGCTGCAAGCAAAGCTAAATAGGTTTCGTTTCATCAGAAGTGGGAGTTGGTTAGTGTTTGTTTCTTCCTGGTTCTGTGTGGACACAAACCTTAAAGGCACAGAGCAAGATGGCAGAATTCTACAGAAAAAAGTTCTACAAGATGGCAGAATTCTACAGAGAAGAGACATTTCAGATATGCAACACAGTCAAATAATCTGTTTGATTATAACAAAAACAAGAATATAGACTCCTATATgatttaatataaataataattacacaCTTTTTGGAATATAACAACAGCAAGCAGTAAAATAGTCACATACTTTTTTTGAATACTTAATTTTCTAAGTTTTTTCCTTTTAATCAGATAATGTTTTGTTGCTATTATGGTGCTTGTGAGGGACAGAGGCGACCACCCCACGTTTAGGGAGGTGCACCACTGGATTAGGTGGTGTTGAGGTAAGGCAGGAGACAGCAGTTCCGGACAAAAATATAATCATTTATTGTCCATAAACAAACAGGCAAATCCAGGAGCACAATTGGAGTCCAAACATGAAATGCAGGGTTCTTCAGTCTACAAACATATACCGTGCCATAAAACTAGATCTTAGACCgtgcgtacgctcaaatccatgccaacgctcagatttataaaaaccgtctttggcgtggaaaagtgcttatctccacgtcaggttcaaacttgacgtacgaccatttccttgtggtaatgcctgtgtactgcaagtaatctgaggtctaacggtgtgtttccacacaacgaaatttcgcgtcgctctcattgaggttgaatggagacgaAATTCGCCCTAGTTGgcaggcagcctggagaccatggagcaaattttcgcctgagataggggaccaatcacagaacaaggggaaaAGCAAGGCGATGGTGAGCTATGCACAGgcgatttgatagacatccgtggcacccaataaactgGGCATTCTGGGCATTTTTTCAAatcgagaaaattaacgtttggttcccagaccacatttcattgagaagtggtggcgctagccaggctaggcacttgtatcaacacgaattgtggtttatatgccacacttaacttagtcagagcacatacaccactaaatagaccactatATATGTTAGTTTAAAACTTTCGATctttttagctagctgacaggcgaaatgctagtattttttaggacattggattgcattgtaaacctagctagacagctGGGCTACATGCaacaacacaggtatgaaatatattatgtcttattgaccttgttgtttctatgaacatgaattgttgtttataggcaacatagTCTTAGTCGCAGTcataaagacccctggatatcttcattaagtacttaaacgtttgaattagctgattagcctaattaggctcgcttgccaccactggctagacactgcagtcaaaaggttTAGCGGTTTCGCCGTCACACCCCCGGTGAAATTTCTCGCTGGCGAAAATCGCGAGGTGTtttcgctgtgtggaaacacaccgtaAGTGCAatcaaaattccaagaccaatgatctcatgtctttctttgccatatgcatgatcaatatcagaagatttttaaagCGGAGTGTCTATTCAGACCCTGGTgtaatagccttggccacaaaactgggctattcacaccctgttacataacaacaaaaacatggccGACATTCGCTTTTTTaggtcagcagaaagtgaagaattctgagcGGTTTCAgtactaatatctgttcaaattaaaattgagatggaaaagttgtgttttattttcataatctttgttcagtgaacacatacaaccgtcagtttgttagctaacagaaatttcgtgaatatgacgttccggcctataaactataagttcaCCTGCAAACCTCATCATTGTGTGGAagcagatagtgcagtggtAACAGGCAAGGGCCGGCATGTGGGAGACCGAGGTTCAATTCCTGTGCAATGCGTTTtgacagagtgagtgtgctTTGTGTACTGTGTAGGGCAGTTACATGAGTGGCATCAgctaggcctatacaatgttttcaatatataattttacataggctacagctttttttttttttttttttttgtgggcagccgtggcccactggttagcactctggaattgtaaccagagggttgccagttcgagccccgaccagttggccgtggctgaagtgcccttgagcaaggcacctaacccctcactgctccccgagcgccgccgttgtagcagatagctcactgtgctgggattagtgtgtgcttcacctcactgtgtgttcactgtgtgctgagtgtgtttcactaattcaccgattgggttaaatgcagagaccaaatttccctcacgggatcaaaaaagtaaatatacttatacttttaggccattgatttcattaaaacatatgctaatgatattgatgatcaATATGATATATTGATggggtgtttacaaggcggagacctaaaaccatccggctgcgcacaagttgacgttcatttgtgatttataatgggcacatctggaagggtgACGTACGCACGTTTTTTTGTGCGTATGTTCGTGttctctgaatcacacgtacgatcatttcagaaatgatctaagggcccgtccacacggagacgctttttagattaaacgcagaggttttgcttcgtcttggccgagcgtccaaacgaatcctgtaaacgcactgcccgaaaccgcgact carries:
- the LOC125292385 gene encoding E3 ubiquitin/ISG15 ligase TRIM25-like, giving the protein MATASMFQDEFNCSICLDLLKDPVTIPCGHSFCLNCITGCWDQEDQKGVYSCPQCRETFTPRPVLYKNTMMVDMLEKLKKTELRSNVTVSSDAKPGDVECDFCTGIKHKAIKSCLSCLLSYCEVHIQPHYEVPRLSKHKLVNATSQLQDRICTQHDRIIELFCRTDQQLICMLCSMDDHNGHKTVSAAAERTEKQKQLVKLKGDIPSQIQQREKEVEEVKQALKSLQASAQEAVEYTDHIFTELISFMQQKRSEVTESIRAQERAEVSRAEGLLEQLELEITKLKSRNAEMEKLQPIEDPIDFIQSFQSHFTSSTVAETLPKVTFESQFSFHEVMKSVSPSLREKTKEFHQAVFKVTGLMVMDTVILKTPETISKSCRPYPPQSFNFNRFGSNPATDFAPSAGSIFGEPSRPFGHSFGHAASSCGYDHNYTIPVDGVGVLKALNGPDNMTVDFPELQGWKGSSSKLELVLLIN